DNA sequence from the Coffea eugenioides isolate CCC68of chromosome 9, Ceug_1.0, whole genome shotgun sequence genome:
AAGTGCACTACCTAGTAAACAACACAGAGTTTCATACTGATTTTTTCCAACCTTTTTAGCAGCCAGGCATTTTCTCAAGGGGATAGTAATAAACATGAAGACTAGAAAGAATGCTAGTCCCAAGCATAAGATCAGCACCCTGGGTTTGTATTTCTTAAACCTCTCTAGTCTATTATCAGCCCCAACAGCAGAATTCAAACTAATTTCAAAGGTAAAGGATGACTAATGAAGCAACATTAGGCATAAGACTTCTAAAGTGAGTGGTAAAGCTATGTGCTGCGGCTAGGAAGTGAATTCAGATAGTTGTTGGTAATGGCCAGATGTCTTATCTCTGGCAGGATTGGTGGCATCCCCTTGGGCCTTTGGCTCAAGTTTTTTCTTCTCAGCTTATTCATTTATTTCGCAGCTCTGAATATTCACAGATTTGTGGCATCCCACATATTTCCAGTCTGCACATGCTCTGAATATCTAAGTAATGCTGTAGTTTCCACAATAACTTCATCATCAATAGCATCCTCCCTTAAATCTGACAGTAAACACATTATACTACAAAATATTCACAGATTTTAGTTATCACTTATTGTAATTCAATTCTCAGATTAACGTCTGCCTTTGCATTCCCTTTCATTTCTTCAATAGTTTGTATAAAGTTCCATTATTTTAGCACTAGACTAAAAACCCTCCTGCTCGCCAATCCAAGCCACCTCCCTGGGGGCCGGGGAaaaagataaattttcttaactAGAAAGTCAAAATGCTTGCACAAATGAAAGGCAACGAGTAAAAAAGCTTTTGGGATTACCGACTCTTAGATCCCGATGCAAAAGAGGGCACaagaacctttttttttaagtgggGAGGGGGATTTGCATAACAATTACCTAagccaaaaacaaaaacaaaaaaggagaagaaagaaaatcgAACCTCATTGCTGTAGTAAACTTTACGAGCACGAAAGGACTTGGCAGGGATAAAATTGGCAGCAGCCCTTAAATTCCTAGCCCTAATAATCACCTGCCTGAACAATTaaattgaaaataaatttttataaaaaggcaaaaaaatagACAAATATTTTGGTTATACCCAAAACATAGATCTCCAGATTAGGGGTAAGCAAGTATACCCTTCTTTGACTATCTTAGGATCGGGCAATTGGGAAGAACTACGCATGAGCTTAGAGACGAAGTAGCGGAGGACTCCGATTAGGACCATCACCACCGATAGTGGTATCAACACCCAGTCCCTTATCGCCGTGTCCAGTACCAAATCCTCCGccattcctcttttttttccttccccttGACTGATTAATTGATTATTAGGCTTCTGCTTTCTCGCAATCCAATCGAAAAGAATATGCTTCTCTTTCACAGAGCTTCGTTAGGATTTAGAACCAGAAGGCTACAGTTAGTGACGGCGGATATTTTGACCCTAAAGGGAAAACGGAAAACGAAAGGAAGTTAGCAATTATCCGGTTTCCCAGTCAAACGCCGTCGTTATGTATTGGGCTTTCTTCACTAAATTTGTTAGCCCAAGCAGTTGTATGCAAAGTTTGCTTGAACCAATGCAAGCTAGGGTGTACATATGCCAATCAAGTTGAATATTTGGTGCtcaaatttatttgattatcttaatgagtttgaaattttgttcaaattttgtttgtttatttttcgAATCAAGGTTGAGCAAACTTTTTTATCGAATTTGTATTTCATTGAATATAAAATATGGTTCAAACTTAGTTTGATTAATTGGCTAATTAAATTCGAACGGGCTCTTATGAAATCGAACTCAATTCGAGTATTGAATAATCTGGTTCATCTCTTGACTCTAACACAAACTACAACCCCTAAAGGGGTTTGGAGAATAATTGGTGCATGCACTCTTCTAAATGCTTCTCAATAAAATCTAAGTAATTTGAGATAACAAATGTAGAACtgttttgaaaaatgtgatttCCATCTCAATATCATAATGTACTAACTCATCTTCCTAGAGTGTTTTTAATCACTCTAGAAAAAGTATCTACAGAAAGAAGAGAGGGGGGGGGGTtcaataattatttctttgGAGTCCCAACCAACCTTTGGTTCTACTAATTGATGTGCTGCATTCTCATTTGGATTGCTACTTTAGagtttttctaaaaaatatatattataacgatttaatatatgtgaaacAAAAAACTAttagaaaaatatattcacagaaaatgtaaaaaacTTTTGACAGAAATGACAATTCAAATAAGTACTTCCCAGTCAAGCAAAACCtcgttaaaattttttttaaaaatagttaaaaaatatgttcacaaaaaatataagatttttttttggggagaaATGGCAATCCAAGTATAAGCACTTCCTAGTCAAACAAAACCTTGATTTcgtccaaaaataaaaaaaagtcaaacaaaaccttgttaaaaaaaaagtacactAACAGGTGACATGTGATTTTCGTTTCAAGCCTAGTATAGTTTTCGAATTTCGATTGCAGAATGATGTCGGAATCTTGGCGTTAAATTTTCTTTGAAGGTATATAAGAGAAACTTATTTTAGAGGAAATCTTGTAATAGTCTATTTGAGTATTGCTTTCTTTCGCAACTTTTCAGAAAGGTTCCAAGCTTGCAGCTGCGGCATTGTTGCTTTATTCTTTATATACGATCTTATTACCTTCCATCCATGCACTACATTTGTTCCTTTTCTCCAACAATTCTAAATCCGACATTCATTTCTTGGATCTTCAATTCACAGGTTCAATCTCCTTCCTGCCTTCATATTCTTCAGCCAAATGATCTCTATTTCCTTTCCATTTACGTGCCCGACGATGCCGTACGAAGTACCACACCAACGCCTACGCCAAAGAGCATGCCTTTCGGACAGGTTTCACTGTTTTCAATCTTCTTCCACAAATAAGCTGCTGCCCAGAGACCAGGGTACATTGTCGGTGGCATGCAAATGCAGTGCTCAAGGATTAGGGTCAGAAGCTGATGATCGCAGAGCTCTGAAAACAGTTCTCAAGCTTTACAAGGCAATCAAGAATAAGAACATCAATGAACTGTCTGATATAATTGGAGAAGAATGCCTATGCAATTGCAATTTTGTCTCCACCTTCCAACCTTTTCATGGTAAGGAGGTAAGCTGAATATACACACGTGCTCGCGCGCACACACAAACCTTGAATGCACGTCTAACCTTCTGGTCTGGGCTTCTCTGTATACCCTCGCATGCAGCAAGTATTGGGATTCTTCTCTTCTCTCATGAAGAACTTGGGAAATAACATTGAAATCGTGGTGCAGCCGACGTTCCATGACGGAATGAATGTTGGTGTATCTTGGAAACTAGGTTCTCTCCCCCTTTCatatttattaattatttttttcctgTCTAAACGTGGACTAAAGAATATCCTTCGTCTTTATGTCCATTCTTCAGAATGGGGCAAGGATCGCGTCCCTCTGGGCAAAGGTCTGAGCTTCTACACTTGTCACATTTATCAGGGAAAGGTGGTCATAAAGTAAGTAGCACAACAGATGAAAGAAATTTAACTTGCATTAGTTAGTTGTCTTCACTGTCAGCTTCAACTGTGACTAATTGTTTCTGTTTGATTGCTTTATAATCCAGTAACGTAGATATGTTCTTGGAGCCAATCCTTCATATTGAGCCCCTCAGACTGGTGAGTATAGTTAGACTTCAATTTTACTTCCCAGTGCAATGTGAATGGGCTAACCTCGATGTTCCACAGAAAACAATTACATCATTGACGAGTGCCATGGACGACATCTGTTCCAGGGCTTCATTTCAAGGAAAGGCAAAAGCAgcaatgaaaattttcttcattttatttctCGTGGCCGCATTACTGTACTATCTCAGGCATCGTTTCTAGGCATGTGTGAATCCATGGAGTCGAGAAGTATTGGTAGGGGTGACAGTTTCaacgcaacggatcttctgtcccacactctGTGTCACtttctgtcccactttttattatattattatttctccttcataaatatcatgttttagttcttttttgtttccttaagattcaataactattaattgagtaatacacaaaatttaacaaaatcaaaaaatcaaaatgcataaaaaatgagattttttatgaattttctgctgtattttttaattttctattatatatatattttttaaattgttgtatttattttttactgaattaataattattgaatcttaaggaaacaaaaaagaactaaaacatgatgtttatgaaggagaaataacaatataataaaaaatgggacagagagtggcacagagtgtgggacagaagatccgttgcgcagTTTCAAGGCCAAAAGAAGAACATCATTCTTCGCAATTAACCATTCATCGGACAGCAGCGGCAAATGTAGAGTTATCAATGCCAAAAACTAATGAGAAATTACATGTTTGGACTGCATAAATTAGATCCAACGCGATGTAGGGTGCCAAATTTGTATTTTCCAAACAACGGTATTAAGTGCATTTGTGCATGGACCTCACACTGAAAGCTTTCAGTTCATCCTCCAAATTTAATAAGCTTTTCAAAGTATTACAAACGAGTTTTGGGAATGAATAAAATATCCATTTTTTTCAGCAAAATGCATAATCAAGCCAAAGTTCTCAATGATTAGGGAAGG
Encoded proteins:
- the LOC113783304 gene encoding uncharacterized protein LOC113783304 — its product is MPYEVPHQRLRQRACLSDRFHCFQSSSTNKLLPRDQGTLSVACKCSAQGLGSEADDRRALKTVLKLYKAIKNKNINELSDIIGEECLCNCNFVSTFQPFHGKEQVLGFFSSLMKNLGNNIEIVVQPTFHDGMNVGVSWKLEWGKDRVPLGKGLSFYTCHIYQGKVVINNVDMFLEPILHIEPLRLKTITSLTSAMDDICSRASFQGKAKAAMKIFFILFLVAALLYYLRHRF